The window taaaaagacttatatttaggaacgaagggagtagatttCTAGATGAGAGATTAATATTGTTGTCTCACTGACAGAGGAGCATCGTTTGGGACGAGGAACTTGGCAATGTTGGTCCGGCTGCCTTCCCGTCGGACGTCGTCGGCGCCAGTAGCTTAGAGAACTCCGGTAGGTCTCGCGCTTCTCTCCGTTGCGTTTCTTCTGCGGCTGTGTTGACTGTCGAGTCGTCTGATGAatctttttttgtgtgtgttgCAGAGTCGATGAAGGTGGAGTAGCTAGCCAGCAAGCTGACGGTTAACCATGTGCAGAGGCTGCACAGATCTCCTCGGGCTTTAGCGAGTTTAACTGCTGTCGTTGAGAGGACGATTCTCTAAGTGTGCGTGTGTGTGACTTTTGTACAGTTTGACTAAGCAGACGGATGAAAAGCTTGTGGTCCGCTGTGATGTGCCATCTCTGCCTGGACTGAAATTATTAGTGGTAATAATGATTGGGTTTCATGAGTTGATCTACACAAGTTTGTGCATATTACTGATTTTTTCGATGTCCCGGTGGATATAGCGAGAGAGCCGACCTAAACAAAGGTTCTTGTTAAAATAGAATGACTGCGTGTATTTTAGAAAGAATACAACTATAATCGTAAGTTCTTCGTGGTCATTCTGGTCATGATCATTCGTGTGGTTTTTCTTTGACATCATCTACAATGAAACTTTCAATTAACCGTGGAACTGATTTTGGAGACTTCCAATTAACCGTGGAACTGATTTTGGAAGGATAGAGCAGCTCCAAACAGAAATCGTAGCCAAGTAGTACCAGTAACATATAGGGATAAAATGGGTGCTAAATTTCCCAATTAACAGTGTCACTAGTTCCAAATGTTCCCAATGGCGTAAAGTTTTTGAAACACGCAATCGTTTATAAACAGTAAAAACCCAAATTTAATGTGAAAAAAcgaaaaggaaaaagggaaaagggggcaAACCACCAGCTTCCCTTGGAAGGCTGAGCACCAGCAGCCTCCTCCCATGGCGACCATCACCTGCCACCTCCCCCCTCTCCTCCCTGGCCCAGCCTCCGGGCACCATAGCCACCTCAAGCCCTCCCCGCCCCCCTTCAATCGGCACCTCCGCGCCCCGCCTCCGACCCGTCtcctccgcgccgcccgccgccgccatcccgacgccgtcgtcgtcgtcccaGACGCGCGCCCCTGGGTCGGCGACCTGTCAGGAGCCGCCTCCTACTGGGACGGGAGGGAGGAAGatggggacgaggaggaggacgcggacGACGACGACCGCAGCCTGGACCTCCTGGCCCGGTTCCTGCACTCGGTGTTCAGGAAGGCCTCCCGCCGCGCGCGCCGCGCCGCCAGGTCCGTGCTGCCGCCCTCCGTCCCCGCTGAGCTGGTCCGTTTCGCTGCTTGCTTTATCAGCCTGAGTTTATCATGCTTGTTCGGGATCAGCGGCATGGAGATCTCCGCCGGATTTGTGCGTGATCTGGTGTGTTCCCGTGTTTATGCGCGTGCAGGTGAAGTTCTCGGTCAATGGCGTGCTGGTTCTCACCTTCTTGTGGATCCTCAAGGGGCTTCTTGAGGTGAGGAATTCCTTCACATATAAGCTGTTTGATGCCCTGTTTCAAAATTGTGGGCAATTACTATTTCTGATTTAGTGTTTCTATGCGCAACAAATGGTTGTGATGCTGTATGATCAAGGGATAGTCACTAGTTTGTGCTCCGAAAAGGCGTGTTCGTGCGGGGAACAGATAGGTACTCTTTGTTGCTATTTGCTTAGGCAGTGAGAGCTGAGGAAGACAGCCAGTGCTTATTGATGGGGCAGTCTTTACTTGTCTGCTTGGGAAGTACTTGATGAAATGCCGATTCAGTGCTCATGTGTTGCTCTTGATATGTATGAACAAAGCGTTGTGCTCCTTGTCTGATTTATTTCTGTTTCTAGAGGGCATGTTGGTTCGGAGAACAAATACGTACTGGTTTGGCTACCGTTTTCTAAAGCAGCGAGCAAGAATTATTGAGTAG is drawn from Triticum dicoccoides isolate Atlit2015 ecotype Zavitan chromosome 4A, WEW_v2.0, whole genome shotgun sequence and contains these coding sequences:
- the LOC119285010 gene encoding uncharacterized protein LOC119285010 — encoded protein: MATITCHLPPLLPGPASGHHSHLKPSPPPFNRHLRAPPPTRLLRAARRRHPDAVVVVPDARPWVGDLSGAASYWDGREEDGDEEEDADDDDRSLDLLARFLHSVFRKASRRARRAARSVLPPSVPAELVKFSVNGVLVLTFLWILKGLLEVVCTFGSMVFISILLVRGIWSGVTYIRENRYSYIQQLKDDDNRWSRVQPAG